Sequence from the Amphiprion ocellaris isolate individual 3 ecotype Okinawa chromosome 1, ASM2253959v1, whole genome shotgun sequence genome:
ttatgctgcAGGTCTGTGGGGTCTGGTAAACAACGCTGgagtctgtcttgttttgttatttatgttgtttatgtttgtgttgtttgtgtttatgctgcAGGTCTGTGGGGTCTAGTAAACAACGCTGgagtctgtcttgttttgtagtttatgttgtttatgtttgtgttgtttgtgtttatgctgcAGGTCTGTGGGGTCTGGTAAACTACGCTGgagtctgtcttgttttgttgtttatgttgtttatgtttatgttgtttgtgtttatgctgcAGGTCTGTGGGGTCTGGTAAACAACGCTGGAGTCTGTGTGAACTTCGGGGACGCTGAACTCTCTCTGATGTCAAACTTCCGCGGCTGCATGGAGGTGAACTTCTTCGGGACTCTGAGCGTCACCAAGAGCTTCCTGCCACTGCTGAGACACAACAAGGGACGCATCGTAAACATCTCCAGCCCTGCAGGTGAGTCATCTGGTGATCTAAAggaaccagcagggggcgctacaGCAGCTGGTCAGAGAGTTAAAACAGAAGCAGTAAACCTCCAGAGAGAATCTGTCTGGTCGGACTAAACGGGAACAAATCCAGGGTTTAAAGTTCAACATCTtcagcagattaaaaaaaattttctcTCAAGCTGCGTGTCCACTGCACACAATTTTCCCGCACGCCGCATCGATGAACACACCgcaaccagaccagcatgcGGCATGCGGCATGCGGCATGCGGCATGCGGCATGCGGCATGCGGCATGCGGCATGCGGCATGCGGCATGCGGCATGCGGCATGCGGCATGCGGCATGCGGcatgcgtttccagctgtgatcaggtgtgtttacctggagcgggctgcagctcatttacataaagtagactgacttctactttatgcaaattggatgcggaGATTCCACGTGTCGtaaaactgtcctcaaacttctaaactaggcgtcggtgacataaaaccaggacagattcagctgctgtagattatttctcgcctcaaatgctttcagaaatactttttgctgaagtgtttttgtaataatagaCAAAATTTGcagccgagccgctgtgtttatccgactcatctgctGGACCGTCCAGCTGAAAGCTTGGTCATGTGACCACATAGTGACCAGCTGTTGgtccagcgctgtcatgtgaccatatTGTGGTCCTAGTCACTGCCCACcatccgtgcgattttcagatgcggtgtgTTGCCATGCAGGAAAAttgcatctagtggacacacggCTTATGAATCTCTGGTTCTGTTTAGTTTCTCTGAGAAGATCTGTTTTAATgtgaagtcctgcagctctgaggaccCAGAACATCCTGAAGGAGAAGAGTACTGAGATGTGTTAGAGTCAGTCCAGAAGAAAAGTTCAGCTTCTTTGAATATTAATTTACAAACATGTGAAATGTTCTGGTAATTTTGAAAAAGCTCCAGAACATAAAGTCTGGACTCGTTCCTTCCTCTGGTTCTTCCTGCGTTGAGAAGCAGGGAGCTGATTGGTCGGTCTGTGAGTGATGTCATGACCCTCTCACCTGTGTTCCAGGTGATCAGCCGTTCCCCTGTTTGGCGGCATACGGAGCCTCCAAAGCTGCTCTGAACCTCTTCACCAACACCCTGAGACACGAGCTGGAGCCATGGGGGGTCCAGGTGTCCACCATCCTGCCGTCCTCCTACCGGACAGGTACCAGCAGAACCCGGTTCTGACCCGCCACTAGCTCTGATGCTGGTACAGACTGTATCtgactgtagattcttggtaaagttcagtaGTAAAGTTCCTGAAgtttaccaagaatctacagtctacatATCTACACCACCATTCAGAGGTTTAGGGTCATGCAGgtaaactcccacttttatccatgtactaacataactgcacaagggttttctaatcatcaatgagcctttcaacaccattagctaacacaatgtagcattagaacacaggagtgatggttgctggaaatgttcctctgtacccctatggagatattccattaaaaatcagctgtttccagctacaatagtcatttaccacattaacaatgtgtagactggatttatcattcatttaatgttatcttcactgaaaaaaagattttctctaAAATAAGGACAAGTGAGTAGACGACTAAATATAAACTAATATAAACTGAAAGCTATATATAAACTAGTGATTTTATGATAAACTGGTtcttgttctggttctggttctggtcctggtcatGGTCCTAGTCCTGgtcttggtcctggtcctggttctggttctggttttgGTTCTGGTCctagtcctggttctggttctggttctgatcctggttctggtcttggttctggtcctggtcctggttctggtcctgatcTTGTTTCTGGTCCCGGTCCCGGTCTTGATTCTGGTCCTGGTcttggttctggtcctggtcctggttccggtcctggttctggttctctgGGTCTACTTTCCTGCGGTTTACCTCCTGCTGAGGAGAACCtcccagaaccaggaccagatgTGGACAAACATCTGTTTTCCCACACAAACTGCTGACTGGTGCTCCTCGGGGACGGAGGGACATGATTGGACGAAGAGTGTCTCCCAGCCGTCCTATTGGCCGACAGAGTGAAGCAGCGTTTAGTGTGTTTGGGTTTAAATGAGGATTCAGCCGGCAAATGATGACAGAAGCAAATGATCAGACAGGGTTTAGATGATTTGCTGACCTGGAATACTGCAGTACCGCACTGAAATACAGCAGTACTGACCTGAAATATTGCAGTACTGCACTGAAATACAGCAGTACTGACCTGAAATATTGCAGTGCTGCActgaaatactgcagtactgacCTGAAATATTGCAGTACTGCACTGAAATACAGCAGTACTGACCTGAAATATTGCAGTGCTGCActgaaatactgcagtactgacCTGAAATATTGCAGTACTGCACTGAAATACAGCAGTACTGACCTGAAATATTGCAGTGCTGCACTGAAATACAGCAGTACTGACCTGAAATATTGCAGTGCTGCACTGAAATACAGCAGTACTGACCTGAAATATTGCAGTACTGCACTGAAATACAGCAGTACTGACCTGAAATATTGCAGTCCTGCACTGAAATACAGCAGTACTGACCTGAAATATTGCAGTGCTGCActgaaatactgcagtactgacCTGAAATATTGCAGTACTGCATTGAAATACTGCAGCACTTTAGTGAAATACTGCTGTACTTTACTGAAATACTGCTGTACTGACCTGAGCTATTGCAGTACCAGTGGAAGTACTGCATTCATGCTTCAGATAGATGTAAACATTGGCAGGAGAACATTCCTGCAACGTTAGAGGTTCTGCATCTGCAGTTAGAGGTTCTCCTGCAGTCAGAGGTTCTGCTCCTGCAGTTAGAGGTTCTCCTGCAGTTAGACGTTCTCCTGCAGTTAGACGTTCTCCTCCTGCAGTTAGAGGTTCTCCTGCAGTTAGACGTTCTCCTCCTGCAGTTAGAGGTTCTCCTACAGTCAGAGGTTCTCCTCCTGCAGTGTTAGAGGTTCTGTCTAACTTCTAGTGTTCGGTTTGTTTAACTGTCAGATCAGATTCTCATCGTTTCCTTCGGAGGAAAACCGAAGTTAAAATATTCAGAGTTTTAAAACGTTTCTGGAACATTTTACTAGAATTTTTCAGCACTTCCTTTTCACATTCTAATTAATGGatattgttttctgttgtttggtgatttgatagatttttgtTGAACATTTGGGACATTCTTTATTAAACCAGCTAGTTATAAAATAAACTGTTCTTTAATGATATAAAACTACAGTATTTTCATTGGATGGTagtttagttttctttatttgtcGCTGCTTcattcctctctctcctcaccGATCAGACAGAAGCAGCACTTTGACATCTAAAGACCAGAAAtgagcagaaacagaacaaacagactTCAGGCATCTAATTGGCTGCCGTCAGTACACTTTATCCTCTGTTTACACTCTAATCCTGCAGGAACAGGTCTGTCGCTGCTTCTAATCCTGCTTTTACTGCTTCTGGCCGACGTCCAGCCGATCCGTCAACTTCAGCCGGAAACAGAATGAAGCTGTCAGAATCACAGCTGTGGTCCGGTCagttcagctgctgcagcaccaCCTGCTGGCTGCTGGAAACTCCTGGAATATACCAGgaataaaatctgaaataaaaccagaaataaaaccagaaatgtACCAGAAATATAACCAGAAGTATAGCCTGTATTGTCCTGAAACAAACTTCACAGCTGCTATCAGAACAGTTAAACCAGAGTTAAACTTCAGTTAGACTCCAGTTAAACTCCAGTTAAACTCCAGTTAGACTCCAGTTAAACTCCAGTTATACTCCAATTAGACTCCAGTTAAACTCCAGTTAGACTCCAGTTAAACTCCAGTTAAACTCCACTTAGACTCCAGCCTATCTATGgaaatgtctttctttctgcttcCTATAAATATTTAGATGTTTTCCAGAACCTCCTGGATCCATCTGATTAAACCAACATCAGAGTTTTTATGCAGCTTCACcacaaaaccagtaaaaccatcAGAACCACGCAGCCCAGTTCTAAACACAGTCTATCCAACCAACAGACCAAGGATCAGTTCAGAGTCACTGATACTAAATCTGATCAGTAGAAACAGGTTCTCATGAGACGTGTTCCTCTAAAGGTCCCAGATCCTGAAGATCCATTTCTGGTGTTTAAATGATCGAAAGTGGGTGTGCTAGTGATGCGGTTGCCATGGTAATGCCCTCTCTGTACCTGAGCAGGTGTGATGCGTCTCTAGTGATGCGGTTGCCGTGGTAACGCTGTCTCCGcctccaggtcgctccagtaaCCGGGCCTACTGGGACCAGCAGCACAAGCAGCTGCTACAGAGTCTGTCTCCAGCGCTGCTGGACGAGTACGGGGAGGACTACGTGACCGAGATCAAGGACCTGTTCCACAGCTACGCCAGCCAGGCCAGCACCGACCTCAGCCCCGTGGTCCAGGCCATCGTCCAGGCCCTGCTGGCTCCCCAGCCCCGGCCCCGGTACTACGCGGGGCCGGGCGTGGGCCTCATGTACTTCATCCACTCCTACTGCCCCTTCAGCCTCAgcagctggctgctgcagcgGCTCTTCGTCAAGAAGAAGCTGAAGCCCCGAGCTCTGAGGAAGGAAGGTCTGGAGATAAACCTGAACCTcctgaacaacaacaatgaGGAGAAGCTACAGTAGAAAGGACCCGAGGAACCGGAGGAACCGCAGGAACCAGAGGAACTGCCTACTGGACTGAAGGGATCATAGTGATACTGTCCTGCCTGCAGGGGGCACCGCTACACAACTCCACTTGTACTGTGCACAGACTCACACTGATTGAGTGCCTtcatctccaccaccagcagaaCATCAGGCCTGGAGGTCCAGCAGCACATTAACATCATGCTAAGCTAACGGAGCGTTTAGcatgatgctaagctaacagagCATTTAGCATGGTGCTAAGCGAACAGAGTGTTTAGCATCTTGCTAAGCTAACAGAATGGTTAGCATCACACTAAGTTAACAGAGTGTTTTACATCATGCTAAGCTAATGAAGAATTTAGcatcatgctaagctaacacaGCGTTTAGCCTCATGCTAAGCAAATGGAGCTGTTTACCAGCCAGGTTTTATTAGTCCCTTGATGAGGCTTCAACAACCAATCATGGTTAGAGCTCAGACACCTCAGTCCTTGATCAATCacagctcctgtgatgtcactgTGAGGGCGGAGCCAggactgacagaaaacaaaccagTGTAGATCACCtttactgttgccatggttactgtGCTCCTTATTGGTCAGTGATGCGATCACGTTAGAATAAGaggaaaacaccaaaaatcatCAAATCTGAGCTAAAATCTTTCATCAAAACCGGTttctttttcatgtatttttttaaaattctccaaaaacaaAGTAGAGTTTCAGGTTGAAcggcaggcagtgtttcctcagagagactGAAATAAactcagcagaaacagagaacagaggagcaggttggagatccattcagcatggagaaacatctacaggtgatgagcagagtagagaggaaacatggagatagaaaaacatatACAGGATGAGGAGGTGGGAGCAGAAAAAtaagcccagaaactgctgcttggaCTTTTAGATTCTTTATTTACCGACAACAAGTAAAAAGCATCAGTTCAGTGTTAAACGTTGACTGACTGAGAGGAAGAACTGAACTCACAGTCAGGATTAAATCAGAACTAAATCAGGATTAAACCTGGATCAAATCAGGATTAAATCTGGATTAAATCAGGGTTAAATCAGGATTAAATCAGGATGAAGTCTGGATTAAAATGGGATTAAATCAGGATTAAATCAGGATAAAGTCAGGATTAAATCAGGATTAAATCAGGATTAAATCTGGATTAAATTGGGATTAAGTCAGGATTAAATCAGGATAAAGTCCAGGTTAAATCAGGATTAAATCAGGATTAAGTCAGGATTAAGTCAGGATTAAATCTGGATTAAATCTGGATTAAATCAAGATACAGTCAGGATTAAATCTGGATTAAATCTGAATTAAATTGGGATTAAGTCAGGATTAAATCTGGATTAAATCAAGATACAGTCAGGATTAAATCTGGATTAAATCTGAATTAAATTGGGATTAAGTCAGGATTAAATCTGGATTAAATCAGTATTAAATCTGGATTAAGAAAACAAAGATAGTTTATATTATTTGTCATTAATTCCAAATGGTTTTTTAGAATCCCTGATATCTGTTGAATCTTCATCTTCTGAATGTTAGCTGAGATATTTGTCTTTGAGCGGagctaaaaacagaacaaactccACCCGGCTGGTTGGTCCGGAGCTGTGAAGTGAGTGCTCCCTGTGAGGTAACATCCTATTCCTGTTAACTGGTTTGAGAACAGTTCCGCCAAAAACACATTCTACTTCCTGTGAAACACTGAAGCTTCATGCTGTGAAGGTCTCAGAAGGTTAAAGTTACAGAATCCATGTCAGGTTTCTGttgaatcatccatccatccatccattatctatacactgcttgatcctcactagggtcatgggggggctggagtctatcccagctgactcaggtgaaggcaggggacaccctagacaggtcaccagtctgtcgcagggcttcTGTTGAATCatatttcagagaaaaataactgaaggtttttgttctttttcaccaaaaacacagacaacGAGAAAACAGAAGTTTGGGTTCAATTCGATGCAagagttttggtcatttttaggttttttctgtgaaactaaactctggttgtttttaaagtcaaaggtttcaaatgctgcacttttatttttaaagttgaaTAAATCTGAATTCCCGTTTTTATGGTCAAAACGTTTCATCCTGTGGAACCAAACGATCCAGTTTTACTGCAGTTCAT
This genomic interval carries:
- the hsd11b2 gene encoding 11-beta-hydroxysteroid dehydrogenase type 2, yielding MMDDYTLPFWIYLGVVTVFVGGAMKRIVASHLSAAPTLVAWLGATVLVERLWAFCLPAVLLLALLAFACCLYSARTGPPPTNLPAHGKAVFITGCDSGFGKATAKHLDSLGFEVFATVLDLTGDGARDLQRTCSSRLTLLQVDITQPQQVHQALLDTKAKLGLQGLWGLVNNAGVCVNFGDAELSLMSNFRGCMEVNFFGTLSVTKSFLPLLRHNKGRIVNISSPAGDQPFPCLAAYGASKAALNLFTNTLRHELEPWGVQVSTILPSSYRTGRSSNRAYWDQQHKQLLQSLSPALLDEYGEDYVTEIKDLFHSYASQASTDLSPVVQAIVQALLAPQPRPRYYAGPGVGLMYFIHSYCPFSLSSWLLQRLFVKKKLKPRALRKEGLEINLNLLNNNNEEKLQ